A region of Chitinophaga horti DNA encodes the following proteins:
- a CDS encoding NAD-dependent succinate-semialdehyde dehydrogenase, producing the protein MTFSSIYPYTQETIAEYPAHTPAEIEKKLALADKAYRQWQQVPLPKRAELMRKLAAVLKQDAVEHATIITREMGKTLKEATAEVQKCATTAEHYADHIESMLQPKLIASDAQKSYVSYEPKGVILAIMPWNFPYWQVFRFAIPNILAGNTGVLKHASNVSGCALAIEKVFLKAGFPEGIFQSLLVSSKSMEPVIADNRIQGVTLTGSTPAGMSVAQLAGRYIKKTVLELGGSDPFIVLKDADIEQAAKVAVQARMQNAGQSCIAAKRWIVDKSVAAEFTAKVQDLIHHLQQGDPMLESTNTGPMARPDLAEELLKQMNDSLKLGARILAGGVLEGCNFTPALLADVKPGMKAFDEETFGPLAAVITAENEQEAIRLANMTEFGLGASLWTKDLEKAAALARQIESGNVFVNAMVRSDARLPFGGIKQSGYGRELSMEGVHEFLNLKTVYVQ; encoded by the coding sequence CCCGCCCATACACCGGCAGAGATCGAAAAGAAGCTGGCACTGGCAGATAAGGCTTACCGTCAATGGCAGCAGGTGCCGTTACCAAAACGCGCGGAGCTGATGCGTAAACTGGCCGCCGTGCTGAAACAGGATGCCGTGGAGCATGCCACCATCATCACCCGCGAAATGGGCAAAACCCTGAAAGAAGCCACTGCAGAAGTACAGAAATGTGCCACCACCGCAGAACACTACGCCGATCATATAGAAAGCATGCTGCAACCAAAGCTCATCGCTTCGGATGCGCAAAAGAGTTATGTGTCGTACGAGCCTAAAGGCGTGATACTCGCGATCATGCCCTGGAACTTCCCGTACTGGCAGGTGTTCCGCTTCGCTATTCCGAACATATTGGCCGGTAATACCGGTGTATTGAAACACGCGAGCAACGTGAGTGGCTGTGCCCTGGCGATCGAAAAAGTGTTTTTGAAGGCGGGTTTCCCGGAAGGTATTTTCCAGTCGTTGCTGGTATCATCCAAAAGTATGGAGCCGGTGATTGCCGACAACCGGATACAGGGGGTAACGCTTACAGGCAGTACGCCCGCAGGCATGAGCGTAGCGCAACTGGCCGGCAGGTACATCAAAAAAACCGTACTGGAACTGGGCGGCAGCGACCCGTTTATCGTGTTGAAAGATGCAGATATTGAACAGGCCGCGAAGGTAGCCGTACAGGCACGTATGCAAAACGCCGGGCAATCCTGCATCGCTGCTAAACGCTGGATCGTAGACAAATCGGTCGCGGCCGAGTTTACCGCCAAAGTACAAGACCTCATTCACCACTTGCAGCAGGGCGACCCGATGCTGGAAAGTACTAATACCGGCCCAATGGCGCGCCCCGACCTGGCCGAAGAGCTGTTGAAACAAATGAACGACAGCCTGAAACTCGGCGCCCGCATACTGGCAGGCGGTGTGCTGGAAGGTTGCAACTTCACCCCTGCCCTGCTGGCCGACGTAAAACCAGGCATGAAAGCCTTCGACGAAGAAACCTTTGGCCCGCTCGCCGCCGTCATTACCGCCGAAAACGAACAGGAAGCCATCAGGCTGGCGAATATGACCGAGTTTGGACTAGGTGCCTCATTGTGGACAAAAGACCTTGAAAAAGCGGCTGCTTTGGCCCGGCAAATTGAAAGCGGCAATGTATTCGTGAACGCCATGGTGCGGTCGGACGCCAGGCTGCCTTTCGGTGGGATTAAACAGTCGGGGTATGGCAGGGAGTTGTCGATGGAAGGCGTACATGAATTTCTGAACCTTAAAACGGTTTACGTACAGTAA
- a CDS encoding PmoA family protein, whose amino-acid sequence MKKLTLLFSFFMLNLMNMDAQMLARITVKAGKVARTNTLASISLDRFPATADSLFTLEEVRNGKRLNVPVQVEQEGAARRLWWQVSGDLAAGSSRSYELVKKPSPSTPHISLKDENGALIIEGLLQYNYATVNPPAGVDTVFRRSGFIHPLWSPKGAMLTNMHPKDHYHHYGIWNPWTETEFEGERIDFWNLVKKQGTVQFKGFASKTEGPVWTGFAALQDHVVLTTGKTALNELLDVRAYENSHTWDFASIQSCATSSPLLLKQYRYGGGFNIRGNANWNATNSRIITSEGHTRNNADSSLARWVLIYGDTEKGRAGLLIMAHPSNYNFPVPLRVWPEKDQQGQVCVFFTPTKTTSWLLTGGTAYAQRYRVKVFDGEMSTAAAEALWQDYAAPVEVTVK is encoded by the coding sequence ATGAAGAAGCTGACCCTGTTATTTAGTTTTTTTATGCTGAACCTGATGAATATGGATGCTCAAATGCTTGCACGCATTACCGTAAAGGCAGGAAAAGTAGCCCGTACGAACACGCTTGCCAGTATTTCGCTGGATCGCTTTCCTGCAACGGCCGATAGCCTGTTTACGTTGGAGGAAGTACGTAACGGCAAACGCCTCAACGTTCCCGTGCAGGTAGAGCAGGAGGGAGCCGCCCGCAGGCTGTGGTGGCAGGTATCAGGAGACCTGGCCGCCGGTAGTTCGCGCAGCTATGAACTGGTAAAAAAGCCATCACCATCAACTCCTCATATCTCACTAAAAGATGAAAACGGCGCCCTTATCATCGAGGGCCTGTTGCAATACAACTACGCCACGGTAAATCCGCCCGCCGGCGTAGATACCGTGTTTCGCCGCAGCGGTTTTATTCACCCGCTATGGTCACCCAAGGGAGCCATGCTCACCAATATGCATCCTAAAGATCACTATCACCACTACGGCATCTGGAATCCCTGGACGGAAACCGAGTTTGAAGGCGAGCGTATCGACTTTTGGAACCTGGTGAAGAAACAAGGTACCGTGCAGTTCAAAGGCTTTGCCAGTAAAACCGAAGGGCCGGTATGGACAGGCTTCGCCGCCCTGCAGGACCATGTGGTGCTTACCACGGGCAAAACCGCGTTAAATGAACTACTCGATGTGCGCGCGTATGAAAACTCACATACCTGGGACTTTGCATCGATCCAAAGTTGTGCGACGTCCAGCCCCTTGTTGTTGAAACAATATCGTTACGGCGGCGGCTTCAACATCCGGGGTAACGCCAACTGGAATGCTACGAACAGCCGTATCATCACATCCGAAGGCCATACCCGCAACAACGCCGATTCGTCGCTGGCCCGCTGGGTGCTGATTTACGGCGATACCGAAAAGGGACGGGCGGGTTTGCTGATCATGGCGCATCCATCTAACTATAACTTTCCAGTTCCTTTACGCGTGTGGCCCGAGAAGGACCAGCAGGGGCAGGTTTGCGTATTTTTCACCCCTACCAAAACGACCAGCTGGCTGCTGACGGGCGGCACGGCTTACGCGCAACGTTACCGGGTAAAAGTGTTCGATGGGGAGATGAGTACAGCCGCCGCAGAAGCCCTGTGGCAGGATTATGCAGCGCCGGTGGAAGTGACGGTTAAATAG
- a CDS encoding dipeptide epimerase produces the protein MELQFYPVALKFRHTFTISRKSKDVQPLLVIALSQNGLTGLGETADNSYYNITVPMLMEEVEKHRAFIESYQLDTPEAFWAAMYPKLQHNMFALCALDLAAHDLYAKRLDKKLYEVWGLDISRNPLTDYTIGIDTIGNMVKKLQEFPWPIYKIKLGTNEDIAIIAELRKHTDAIFRVDANCAWGVEETLRNAAAFKQLGVEFIEQPMRADNWDGMKEVYEKSALPLIADESCITEQDVEKCQGYFHGVNIKLTKCGGITPARRMIDTAKRLGMKTMTGSMNESTVGTSAVAHLLPYLDYTDMDGPLLLAEDIAEGVTIVNGRIIYAERPGTGAILHPDVSSRKS, from the coding sequence ATGGAATTACAGTTTTACCCGGTCGCCCTGAAGTTCAGGCACACATTTACCATCTCCCGTAAATCGAAAGATGTGCAGCCCTTGCTGGTAATAGCCCTGTCGCAGAACGGGCTCACAGGACTGGGAGAAACGGCCGACAATTCCTACTACAACATTACCGTACCCATGCTGATGGAGGAAGTGGAAAAACACCGCGCCTTCATCGAAAGCTATCAGTTAGATACGCCTGAGGCGTTCTGGGCGGCCATGTACCCGAAGCTGCAACATAACATGTTCGCCCTTTGCGCCCTCGACCTGGCGGCGCACGACCTGTATGCGAAGCGACTGGATAAGAAGCTATATGAAGTGTGGGGCCTCGATATTTCGCGCAACCCGCTCACCGACTATACGATCGGCATCGACACCATCGGGAACATGGTGAAGAAGCTGCAGGAGTTTCCCTGGCCGATTTATAAGATCAAACTGGGTACGAATGAAGATATAGCCATTATCGCTGAGTTGCGAAAACATACTGACGCCATTTTCCGCGTAGACGCCAACTGCGCCTGGGGCGTAGAGGAAACCCTCCGTAACGCCGCGGCCTTTAAACAACTGGGCGTAGAGTTCATAGAACAACCCATGCGCGCCGATAACTGGGACGGCATGAAGGAAGTATACGAAAAAAGCGCCCTCCCCCTGATCGCAGACGAGAGCTGCATCACGGAACAGGACGTGGAGAAGTGCCAGGGCTACTTCCACGGCGTCAACATCAAACTCACCAAATGCGGCGGTATTACCCCCGCACGCCGTATGATCGATACCGCTAAACGGCTCGGCATGAAAACCATGACAGGCAGCATGAATGAAAGCACCGTGGGCACATCTGCCGTAGCCCATTTACTTCCTTACCTGGACTATACCGACATGGATGGTCCGCTGCTGTTGGCCGAAGACATAGCAGAGGGGGTAACGATCGTGAACGGGCGTATTATCTATGCCGAACGGCCAGGTACGGGGGCGATACTTCATCCGGACGTTTCATCCCGTAAAAGTTAA
- the dnaK gene encoding molecular chaperone DnaK: MGKIIGIDLGTTNSCVAVMEGNEPVVIANDEGRRTTPSVVAFLKNGERKVGDPAKRQAITNPINTIMSVKRFMGGRFDEISTEAGHWSYKVVKGDNNTPRIDIDGRQYTPQEISAMILQKMKKTAEDYLGTEVSEAVITVPAYFNDAQRQATKEAGEIAGLNVRRIINEPTAAALAYGLDKKHQDSKIAVFDLGGGTFDISILELGDGVFEVKSTNGDTHLGGDDFDKVIMDWLAEEFKKDEAVDLHKDPMAWQRLKEAAEKAKIELSSSQETEINLPYITAIDGVPKHLVKKLSRAKFEQLSDRLVERTLEPCKKALSDAGLSTSEIDEVILVGGSTRIPKIQEVVEKFFGKKPNRGVNPDEVVAVGAAIQGGVLTGEVKDVLLLDVTPLSLGIETMGGVFTKLIESNTTIPTKKSEVFSTAADSQPSVEIHVLQGERPMASQNRTLGRFILSDIPPAPRGTPKIEVIFDIDANGILHVTAKDQGTGKSQNIRIEAGSGLSKDDIEKMKNEAKANEAADKAARENIEKLNQADSTIFQTEKQLKEYGDKIPADKKAPIEAALEKLKAAHKSQDIAQVDAALAEVTNAWTAASEEMYKATQGQPGADAGAQQGQGQPNQGASGDQVTDAEYEEVK; encoded by the coding sequence ATGGGAAAGATCATAGGTATTGACTTAGGAACTACCAACTCTTGCGTTGCCGTAATGGAAGGTAACGAGCCGGTAGTGATTGCCAACGATGAAGGACGCAGAACGACGCCTTCCGTGGTGGCTTTTTTGAAGAACGGGGAAAGGAAAGTAGGCGATCCTGCAAAGCGCCAGGCGATCACCAACCCGATTAATACCATCATGTCGGTAAAACGCTTCATGGGCGGTCGTTTCGACGAAATTTCGACCGAAGCTGGCCACTGGAGCTACAAAGTAGTAAAAGGCGATAACAACACTCCCCGCATCGACATCGATGGCAGGCAATATACGCCTCAGGAGATTTCTGCAATGATCCTTCAGAAAATGAAGAAAACTGCGGAAGACTACCTGGGCACAGAAGTGAGCGAAGCGGTTATTACCGTACCTGCTTACTTTAATGACGCACAGCGTCAGGCGACCAAAGAAGCCGGCGAAATCGCAGGCCTCAATGTACGCCGTATCATCAACGAACCTACGGCAGCAGCCCTGGCGTACGGTTTGGATAAAAAACATCAGGACAGCAAGATCGCCGTATTCGACCTTGGCGGTGGTACCTTCGATATCTCTATCCTCGAACTGGGTGATGGCGTATTCGAAGTGAAATCTACCAACGGTGATACCCACCTGGGTGGTGATGACTTTGATAAAGTGATCATGGACTGGCTGGCCGAAGAGTTTAAGAAAGACGAAGCAGTAGATCTGCATAAAGATCCAATGGCATGGCAGCGTTTGAAAGAAGCAGCAGAGAAAGCGAAAATCGAACTGTCTTCTTCCCAGGAAACAGAAATCAACCTGCCTTACATCACGGCGATCGACGGTGTGCCTAAACACCTGGTGAAAAAACTGAGCCGCGCGAAGTTCGAGCAACTGAGCGACAGGCTGGTAGAAAGAACGTTGGAGCCTTGTAAGAAAGCCCTGAGCGACGCAGGCTTATCTACTTCCGAAATCGACGAAGTGATCCTGGTAGGTGGTTCTACCCGTATCCCTAAAATCCAGGAAGTGGTAGAGAAATTCTTCGGTAAAAAACCTAACAGAGGTGTGAACCCTGACGAGGTTGTAGCCGTAGGTGCTGCCATTCAGGGTGGTGTACTCACCGGTGAGGTTAAAGACGTACTGCTGCTGGACGTAACCCCGCTGTCGCTGGGTATCGAAACCATGGGCGGTGTATTCACCAAACTGATCGAGTCTAACACGACCATCCCGACTAAAAAATCTGAGGTGTTCTCAACTGCTGCTGACAGCCAGCCGAGCGTGGAAATCCACGTACTGCAAGGCGAGCGTCCGATGGCTTCACAAAACCGTACCCTCGGCAGGTTTATCCTCTCCGATATTCCACCGGCGCCACGCGGTACGCCTAAGATCGAAGTAATTTTCGACATCGATGCGAACGGCATCCTGCACGTAACTGCGAAAGATCAGGGTACTGGTAAATCCCAGAACATCCGTATCGAAGCAGGTAGCGGCTTGAGCAAAGACGATATCGAGAAAATGAAGAACGAAGCAAAAGCTAACGAGGCTGCCGATAAAGCTGCCCGTGAAAATATCGAGAAACTGAACCAGGCAGACAGCACTATCTTCCAGACCGAGAAACAACTGAAAGAATATGGCGACAAGATCCCGGCCGATAAAAAAGCCCCGATCGAAGCTGCTCTCGAAAAACTGAAAGCTGCGCATAAGTCACAGGACATTGCACAGGTAGATGCCGCCCTCGCGGAAGTTACCAATGCCTGGACTGCTGCTTCAGAAGAAATGTACAAAGCCACCCAGGGTCAGCCAGGTGCCGATGCAGGCGCTCAGCAAGGCCAGGGCCAGCCTAACCAGGGCGCTTCCGGCGACCAGGTTACGGATGCTGAGTACGAAGAAGTAAAATAG
- a CDS encoding OmpA family protein, which yields MKRKFLAMAALCIAALAPVHVFAQDEPMSATDNTVTTTPAGLFKGTEGYRKWSIGINAGLLAPVAFTGGHNDFTKWLVSYGYGGYVKWQVLHMLSLRADFLGGQLKANNEKKLGNGSTSSSPYNQFETMLQWSGSLNAVFNVANMNFFAKRNFMQLYVSAGGGLAGYKPTLTTNGNVTFDYKPDGSIKEFYVPVGAGLKFKLSESANFDIGYTMHYLDGDNLDGVVNSSGRDKFSYGYIGVEFPLGRKTKPQLAWHNPIAEMYDDLAAQRDQVRLELDAQKEANAKLAADFAKLTADSDKDGVSDQFDKCPNTPADVKVDGSGCPLPRDTVAPKEVKIFVTEADNRLVREAIANLEFETGKASIKPSSFPSLDRVAELLVKKGFSIKLSGHTDNVGRDDSNMILSKQRAEAVKAYLVQRNVNASKVEAVGYGETQPIASNKTAAGRQQNRRVEFVLY from the coding sequence ATGAAAAGAAAATTCCTCGCAATGGCCGCGCTATGTATAGCCGCCCTCGCCCCGGTCCACGTTTTCGCTCAGGACGAGCCGATGTCTGCTACAGACAACACTGTCACTACCACGCCGGCCGGATTATTTAAGGGCACCGAAGGCTACCGTAAGTGGTCTATCGGCATCAATGCCGGCTTATTGGCCCCTGTTGCCTTTACCGGCGGCCACAACGATTTCACCAAATGGCTCGTCTCCTATGGGTATGGCGGCTACGTTAAGTGGCAGGTTTTACACATGCTGTCACTCCGCGCCGACTTCCTGGGTGGACAATTAAAAGCTAATAATGAAAAAAAACTGGGTAACGGCAGCACCTCCTCCAGCCCATACAACCAGTTCGAAACCATGTTGCAATGGTCAGGCAGCCTGAACGCAGTGTTCAACGTAGCCAACATGAACTTTTTCGCCAAACGGAACTTTATGCAGCTGTATGTATCGGCCGGTGGCGGACTGGCAGGCTACAAGCCCACCCTCACCACCAATGGCAACGTAACGTTCGACTACAAACCCGATGGCAGCATTAAAGAGTTTTATGTACCTGTGGGTGCCGGTCTTAAGTTCAAACTGTCAGAATCGGCGAATTTCGACATCGGCTACACGATGCATTATCTCGATGGTGACAACCTCGACGGCGTAGTGAACAGCAGTGGCCGCGACAAGTTTTCCTACGGCTATATTGGCGTGGAGTTCCCGCTGGGCCGCAAAACCAAACCACAACTGGCCTGGCATAACCCGATCGCGGAAATGTACGACGACCTGGCAGCACAGCGCGACCAGGTAAGACTGGAACTGGATGCACAGAAAGAAGCGAATGCCAAACTGGCCGCCGATTTCGCTAAACTGACGGCTGACAGTGACAAAGACGGCGTATCAGACCAGTTCGACAAGTGCCCTAATACACCGGCAGATGTAAAGGTAGACGGCTCCGGCTGTCCGCTCCCTCGCGACACGGTAGCGCCTAAAGAGGTGAAAATCTTCGTAACCGAGGCCGATAACCGCCTGGTGAGAGAAGCGATCGCCAACCTCGAGTTCGAAACCGGCAAAGCAAGCATTAAACCGTCTTCTTTCCCTTCCCTCGACCGGGTGGCAGAGCTGCTGGTTAAAAAAGGCTTCAGCATTAAACTGAGTGGCCACACCGATAATGTTGGTCGCGACGATAGCAACATGATCCTTTCCAAGCAACGCGCCGAAGCCGTAAAAGCGTACCTGGTGCAGCGCAACGTGAATGCTTCCAAAGTTGAAGCGGTAGGCTACGGTGAAACCCAGCCGATCGCCAGCAATAAAACGGCGGCAGGCAGGCAGCAGAACAGAAGGGTAGAATTTGTACTTTATTAA
- a CDS encoding PepSY-associated TM helix domain-containing protein, with protein MKKIFGWLHLWLGLVSGIVVFIISITGAIYAWQPEISEFTQPYRFVTVENKPYKPVTDIRAAAEQAMNGKKAFRILYEEAGKAPVVQFYQKEPYYYFNVYVNPYTGKVQKVLDRKDEFFSFIIEGHMYLWLPKDLGHVVVSYGTLIFLVMLVTGIVLWWPRNKARRKTSYRIKWDASPKRLNYDLHNVLGFYASWIVLFAALTGLVWSFQWVAQAEFWVFSGGKTRPAAIVVKSDRNTPIKDSTAINRVFTEFMKMYPDAAAHTLSLPANDSAAIHARAYPNRQWFHDADHRYFDQYTGKEIPASYLGKYADASLAEKVVRMNYDIHVGGIAGLPGRIAMFFAALISASLPVTGFMVWWGRKKKKKPVNNKVPVAKRMTAQVKADA; from the coding sequence ATGAAAAAGATCTTCGGCTGGCTGCACCTGTGGCTGGGCCTCGTTTCGGGAATCGTCGTATTTATCATATCTATTACCGGTGCCATTTATGCCTGGCAGCCCGAAATCTCTGAATTCACGCAGCCCTATCGTTTCGTTACGGTAGAAAATAAACCCTACAAACCGGTGACGGATATACGCGCCGCCGCGGAGCAGGCCATGAACGGTAAAAAAGCGTTCCGGATCCTGTATGAAGAGGCAGGCAAGGCGCCCGTGGTTCAGTTCTATCAAAAAGAACCCTACTACTATTTTAATGTATATGTGAATCCTTACACCGGCAAAGTGCAAAAGGTGCTGGACCGGAAAGACGAGTTCTTCAGCTTTATCATCGAGGGGCATATGTATCTCTGGCTGCCCAAAGACCTTGGCCATGTCGTAGTCAGCTACGGCACGCTCATTTTCCTGGTGATGCTGGTAACCGGCATCGTGTTGTGGTGGCCCCGCAACAAGGCGCGCAGAAAGACAAGTTACCGTATTAAATGGGACGCATCTCCCAAACGCCTTAATTATGACCTGCACAATGTGTTAGGTTTCTATGCCAGCTGGATCGTATTGTTCGCCGCCTTAACGGGGCTGGTTTGGAGTTTCCAATGGGTGGCGCAGGCTGAGTTTTGGGTCTTCAGCGGCGGGAAAACCAGGCCTGCAGCCATTGTGGTTAAGTCTGACAGGAATACGCCCATAAAAGACAGTACCGCCATCAACCGCGTTTTTACGGAGTTTATGAAGATGTATCCCGATGCAGCAGCTCACACACTATCCCTGCCTGCCAACGACTCTGCCGCCATACATGCCCGTGCTTATCCTAACAGGCAATGGTTTCACGACGCCGATCATCGCTATTTTGATCAGTATACCGGAAAAGAGATACCTGCATCGTACCTGGGTAAATATGCCGATGCCTCCCTCGCGGAAAAAGTGGTACGCATGAACTATGACATCCATGTAGGTGGCATTGCGGGATTACCTGGACGTATCGCGATGTTCTTCGCGGCGCTCATCTCCGCGTCGTTGCCTGTTACGGGTTTTATGGTATGGTGGGGCAGGAAAAAGAAGAAGAAACCAGTAAATAATAAAGTGCCGGTGGCAAAGCGTATGACGGCGCAGGTGAAAGCGGATGCGTGA